The Myxosarcina sp. GI1 nucleotide sequence AATGGATAAGTAGAGTGGGCGATCGCCAACCCGATTGCGGATTCGTTCGACAACTCCTTTAATACCAATAGTTTCAAACTCATCACAATGAACAATTCTAAAACCTAGCTCCTCATCGTTAGATAGATCCTGACGGCTATAAAGCGGACCGCGAATTCCTACGTGCATAGAGGCACTATCTAGAAACAAGCCAGCCTCAGCCGCTCGTCGGAACGGAGTGCCGTGGGTGTAGGGCGCACCAAAATAGGTGTCCCAGGTATCGAGATGAGCATCGAAGTGAACTAAGGCTACTGGACCATAGCGTTGATTGACCGCCTTGAGGAGGGGATAGGCGATCGTATGGTCGCCGCCCAAGCTCACAATTGCTCCAGTCTGTTCGAGCAGTTCTGTGGCAGCCGTTTCGATTTGCTCGATCGCCTGATTAATATGGTAGGGATTGCAAGCAACGTCTCCAGCATCAGCAACTTGTTGAACCATAAACGGCTCGACATCGTAGGCGGGATGATATTGCGTCCTCAAGTTTCTGGAGGCTTGGCGGATTGCCTGGGGACCAAACCGCGCACCGGGACGAAAACTCGTACCAGCATCAAACGGAATGCCTACAATTGCGACATCACACTGAGGAACGTCTCGAAGTTCGGGCAGACGAGCAAAGGTTGAAGCCCCTGCATAACGAGGTAAGATCGTGCCATTAATCGGCTGAATTGGGATTAAATCGGGATTTTGCATGATAAGGCGATCGCTATAAAAATAAAGTAAAGTAACTATGCTTTCTGGTTTAGCACCATGTCAGGAACGGAAACCAGACTAGGAAATTCTTGCTTGAGTGCGGTTGCAATTCCCTTGGCAATGTGGTCTGCCATCAGCTCTCCCTTCTCGACGCTAGCAGACTTAGCCGAGGAGAGTACGCCAGATACGTGAACCCAGTCAGAACACTGCGGAAACAGATCGTAGGGCGGAAATTCTGCTGCTGCAACGTCAGGAATTAGATCGAGTCTGACTAAGTTTGGGTGATAGTGCGCCATTAAAGAGGTTTCGATTACCGCAGCATGTTCGAGGGCAAAACCAGGAAAACCCTCTAGAAACACTTTAGCTAAAATATCTGGGGTCAAAAACTCCCAGTATTCCAACCGCATAACGCGCAGTGTGGATGCACTGCCTACATCTCGTATCGCTAGATCGATTCCTTCGGTGAGAAACCACTGATTCTCATAATGTCCATTAACTACAGCAATTTTAGTCCCCCCCTGACGTGCTAGTTCCCGCACGATATCTCGAATCAGTTGACTCAAGCTGTTACCATCCAAACTAGTGGTGCCAGGAAAATGCTGTCCGCCACCAGACTTAGGCTGAGACTTATAGCCATAGCTGACAGTTGGTGCCACAATACCGTCGATCTTTTCGGCGACGCTTTGAGCCACGGAGGTGCTAAGCAATGCGTCTGTCCCTAATGGCAAATGGGGGCCGTGTTGCTCTAACGCGCCACAGGGAATAAAAACGATCGCCTCATCCTGTAGGCGTTGCTGGTACTCAATCCAACTTAATGAACCCATAATTAGTGGATGCATAGGATATTCGCTCTCTTTCAACAGATTAGTTTGGCAGCAAATTTATTGAATCAATGGATATCACTTCAGCTCATTCATTAGGCTATCTAAAGCTTACTTAAAGTTAAAAGCTCTCTCATAGCTCGATCGCGCTGCCAAGCTCATAATAGAGGCACTCGATCGATAGTTTATGTAGCCCTTGATACCATATTAAACTCTTTTTGCTAAATACGTAATTATTAAACATATTTTGTTAATAAAAAAATATGTTCTCTTCTAAAAATAATAATTTAGTAATTTATGACAATATTGATTGCTGATAAATTAATAAAAAAATAGTCAGAGAAATGTTTGGCTTCCCTGACTTTCTAGTGAATGATAGGTTATATGCTTTGTACGGTATGAGTTTTAGCAGTTTCTATTTGCCATGCTAACTGCCGACAGAATAAAATTAGAAGACTTCACTAATTCAGCACATACTTATACTCTGCTTTCAACATCCTCATGACTATCTGAGACTCATAGCGAATGACACCTGGAATTTTGTGGAGCTTGGCATAGAAGGATAGCATCTCATCGTGGGTCCCAAAGCAGACATCAATGACGATGTTGTGATGTCCCGCAGTAATGGCAACAAATTGAACTTCTTCAATCTCGACCAGTGCTTGTGCGACCGCATCAATCTTGTTGTTTTCGACAAAGAGTTGAACAATCACCACACGCGGCGTACCAAGACGATCTGGATTAGGAGTGGCGTGGATTTTCACCACCTGAGATTGAAGCAGACGCTGCACGCGATAACGTGCCGTAGCTTCTGGAAGATTGAGCCGT carries:
- a CDS encoding creatininase — protein: MHPLIMGSLSWIEYQQRLQDEAIVFIPCGALEQHGPHLPLGTDALLSTSVAQSVAEKIDGIVAPTVSYGYKSQPKSGGGQHFPGTTSLDGNSLSQLIRDIVRELARQGGTKIAVVNGHYENQWFLTEGIDLAIRDVGSASTLRVMRLEYWEFLTPDILAKVFLEGFPGFALEHAAVIETSLMAHYHPNLVRLDLIPDVAAAEFPPYDLFPQCSDWVHVSGVLSSAKSASVEKGELMADHIAKGIATALKQEFPSLVSVPDMVLNQKA
- the speB gene encoding agmatinase, which translates into the protein MQNPDLIPIQPINGTILPRYAGASTFARLPELRDVPQCDVAIVGIPFDAGTSFRPGARFGPQAIRQASRNLRTQYHPAYDVEPFMVQQVADAGDVACNPYHINQAIEQIETAATELLEQTGAIVSLGGDHTIAYPLLKAVNQRYGPVALVHFDAHLDTWDTYFGAPYTHGTPFRRAAEAGLFLDSASMHVGIRGPLYSRQDLSNDEELGFRIVHCDEFETIGIKGVVERIRNRVGDRPLYLSIDIDVLDPAHAPGTGTPELAGMTSRELLGVLRGLAGLSVISADVVEVAPAYDHAEITSLAAATITYELINLLSLSPKLNQ
- a CDS encoding Lrp/AsnC family transcriptional regulator, which codes for MTQSNSSFTTPFALDDLDRDIIGLLKIDGRMSFTEVSKRLNLPEATARYRVQRLLQSQVVKIHATPNPDRLGTPRVVIVQLFVENNKIDAVAQALVEIEEVQFVAITAGHHNIVIDVCFGTHDEMLSFYAKLHKIPGVIRYESQIVMRMLKAEYKYVLN